One window of the Bacteroidota bacterium genome contains the following:
- a CDS encoding MFS transporter translates to MKIQQPKLRFWQIWNMTFGFLGVQIGYSLQNGNTSRILSALGADVSHLGYFWLAAPIAGLIVQPIIGLSSDKTWTRLGRRIPFIFGGAIISVLAMFFMPNSEFFAYLLPPMFFGAFMLLFMDTSFNVTMQPFRALVGDMLPDEQRNKGYSVQSFLINTGAVVGSLLPFVLTWLGVHNTPAPGHKVAPTVIWAFYFGGAVLLLTVLWTVFTTKEYPPEEFEKYHEVTVEEKSHTSLISLIKDIPVTMWRLAIVQFFSWFSLFLMWVYTTSGVAQNVWHTAPNDSVSAAFNEAGNWVGVIFSLYSLFAALFSIVMGNLADKFGRKTIYMIALWLGGLGLLSMVFIHNQYGLIASMVGVGIGWAAILAMPYAILSASLPASKMGVYMGLFNATVTIPQIAAGLLGGLILSLLGGHAITMLGVAGISMFIAGFTVVFIKEVKQQ, encoded by the coding sequence ATGAAAATACAACAACCTAAATTACGCTTTTGGCAGATTTGGAATATGACATTTGGCTTTCTTGGGGTCCAAATAGGCTATTCGTTGCAGAACGGCAATACCAGCCGAATACTTTCAGCCTTAGGTGCTGATGTTTCCCACTTGGGCTATTTCTGGCTTGCGGCTCCAATTGCCGGTTTGATTGTCCAACCCATTATAGGCCTTTCCAGTGATAAAACCTGGACACGCCTAGGCCGAAGAATTCCTTTCATTTTTGGCGGGGCTATTATTTCAGTACTGGCCATGTTTTTCATGCCTAATTCGGAGTTCTTTGCCTATCTGTTGCCCCCCATGTTTTTTGGCGCTTTTATGTTGTTGTTTATGGATACCTCTTTTAATGTAACCATGCAGCCATTCAGGGCACTGGTGGGAGATATGTTGCCCGATGAACAGCGAAACAAAGGTTATTCCGTCCAGAGTTTTCTGATTAATACCGGTGCTGTGGTTGGTTCTCTGTTGCCTTTCGTACTGACCTGGCTGGGTGTTCATAATACTCCGGCTCCAGGCCATAAGGTTGCCCCGACTGTGATCTGGGCATTTTATTTCGGCGGCGCTGTTCTGTTGTTAACTGTTTTATGGACTGTTTTTACAACTAAGGAATATCCTCCCGAAGAATTCGAAAAATATCATGAAGTTACTGTTGAAGAAAAATCGCATACTTCCTTGATTAGCCTGATTAAAGATATTCCGGTTACCATGTGGCGTCTGGCAATTGTCCAGTTCTTTTCATGGTTCTCGCTGTTTCTGATGTGGGTTTATACTACTTCAGGTGTTGCCCAGAATGTATGGCATACTGCTCCCAATGACTCTGTCTCTGCTGCTTTCAATGAGGCTGGCAACTGGGTGGGTGTTATTTTCTCATTATATAGCCTCTTTGCAGCTCTTTTCTCTATTGTCATGGGCAATCTGGCTGATAAATTTGGAAGAAAAACCATCTATATGATTGCTTTGTGGCTAGGAGGACTTGGACTGTTGTCCATGGTATTCATTCATAACCAGTATGGATTGATTGCTTCCATGGTAGGTGTAGGCATTGGCTGGGCTGCTATTCTGGCTATGCCTTATGCAATTCTTTCGGCTTCTTTGCCGGCCAGTAAAATGGGCGTGTATATGGGACTGTTTAATGCTACGGTGACAATCCCTCAGATTGCTGCTGGATTATTGGGCGGACTTATTCTTTCACTTTTGGGCGGACATGCAATTACTATGCTGGGAGTAGCCGGTATATCTATGTTTATTGCCGGATTCACAGTCGTTTTCATTAAGGAAGTAAAACAACAATAA
- the pgmB gene encoding beta-phosphoglucomutase encodes MEIKACIFDLDGVIVDTAKYHFIAWRELAHELGFNFTEKDNERLKGVSRMRSLDILLEVGGKSFDEQTKLKLAAKKNDIYVSYIQKMTPSEILPGVREFIDDLRANHVRTALGSASKNAGTVLDRLNISSFFDAIIDGNKVQHAKPNPEIFLLGAKELGISPENCVVFEDAEVGIEAALAGGMGAIGVGSPEILGKANGVIPGFALFSFQKLKAIFN; translated from the coding sequence ATGGAAATCAAAGCATGTATATTCGATTTGGACGGTGTTATTGTTGATACTGCCAAATACCATTTCATTGCATGGCGGGAGCTTGCCCATGAACTGGGTTTTAATTTTACTGAGAAAGACAATGAACGGTTGAAAGGAGTATCCCGTATGCGTTCACTTGATATACTTCTTGAAGTAGGCGGAAAATCTTTTGATGAACAAACAAAACTGAAACTTGCAGCAAAGAAAAACGACATCTACGTATCCTATATCCAAAAAATGACTCCTTCAGAGATATTACCGGGCGTAAGGGAATTTATTGACGATCTAAGGGCAAACCATGTACGGACTGCCCTGGGGTCAGCCAGTAAAAACGCAGGTACCGTACTCGACCGGTTAAATATCTCCTCATTTTTTGATGCTATTATTGATGGCAATAAAGTTCAGCATGCAAAGCCTAATCCCGAAATTTTTCTTCTGGGTGCTAAAGAATTGGGTATATCCCCTGAAAACTGCGTTGTTTTTGAAGACGCGGAAGTGGGCATTGAAGCAGCTCTTGCTGGCGGTATGGGGGCTATCGGTGTGGGTAGTCCCGAAATTCTTGGCAAAGCCAATGGCGTTATTCCTGGTTTTGCACTTTTTTCATTTCAAAAACTCAAGGCAATTTTTAATTAA